In one window of Vulpes vulpes isolate BD-2025 chromosome 1, VulVul3, whole genome shotgun sequence DNA:
- the MUC20 gene encoding mucin-20, giving the protein MGPPSFHGPPGCGGRGAEPHGARSREAGPCAPGGGGGGAAWACLTCGPCPRGPAHLTAHLEASGSPGQSRAAQEAGNRAARVAPAPRMRFPCGLALHLLHLLLLRGPPGAPGSAAGPSTSRPGPVVTANHVEEAAMTPGVRTNSEGAFQTADLVETSVPSHIPLETQTLSPQTFDWTLILANTNSEAETRDTKTTFPAMESRTFTKMTPSKFTVVITSPMEASATSGNPVGTGMTTVETVTGSDLAKSVFDALCTDDSSEEAKRIIIDVLTLAHTSVETEGLALESSAFSDSSVLAITAPRALAPDKSTPAKGLFAYSITDIEVANCSILEIETTATTLGTLDMDLNPTGGEVLSPPVVSALLNSTEAESHLTETTPSAETLSAASATEAATPDTTVETPLTADSPTEGEATAATTTTPSTTLVSVSMNPLEEASVPSMETTSHSKVLGVVTVSTEAGLTVGKATSPAGLSTMAYSYSHTATSKSTTPSQPSTTGGTTNESVPITRSPAPSVQLARANSSQEANITLFRTTALAKTLKTASVAGGKTPTAMPTAVQTRWTTEATADGDGGFFLLRLSVASPEDLTDPRVAERLVQQLCRELHAHLPPARVSLLHVTRG; this is encoded by the exons ATGGGACCCCCCAGCTTCCATGGTCCCCCTGGCTGCGGGGGGCGAGGGGCTGAACCTCACGGTGCGAGGTCCAGGGAGGCGGGTCCCTGCGCCccgggaggggggggagggggcgcggcctGGGCGTGCCTCACCTGTGGCCCGTGTCCCCGCGGCCCGGCTCACCTCACGGCGCATCTGGAAGCGTCTGGAAGCCCCGGCCAGAGCCGAGCCGCGCAGGAAGCAGGAAACCGGGCAGCGCGGGTGGCGCCGGCTCCGAGGATGCGCTTCCCCTGCGGCCtggcgctgcacctgctgcacctgctgctccTGCGCGGGCCGCCGGGGGCCCCCGGGAGCGCTGCAG GCCCCAGCACCAGCAGACCGGGTCCTGTGGTGACAGCAAACCACGTAGAAGAGGCTGCCATGACTCCAGGGGTCAGGACAAATTCAGAAGGAGCCTTCCAGACCGCTGACCTTGTTGAGACCTCTGTGCCAAGCCACATCCCTTTGGAAACTCAAACCCTGAGCCCCCAGACGTTTGATTGGACCTTAATCCTGGCCAACACCAATTCAGAAGCAGAGACCAGGGACACCAAGACCACTTTTCCTGCAATGGAAAGCAGGACCTTCACCAAAATGACACCTTCCAAGTTCACGGTGGTGATCACCAGTCCTATGGAGGCATCGGCCACCAGTGGCAACCCTGTGGGAACTGGGATGACCACAGTTGAGACTGTTACAGGCAGTGATCTTGCAAAATCTGTCTTCGATGCCCTTTGTACTGATGACAGTTCGGAAGAGGCAAAGAGGATCATAATTGACGTCTTGACATTGGCTCACACTTCTGTGGAAACTGAAGGCCTGGCCTTAGAGAGCAGTGCCTTCTCCGACAGCTCAGTTCTGGCCATCACCGCCCCACGGGCCCTCGCACCTGACAAGAGCACTCCGGCTAAGGGTTTGTTTGCCTACAGCATCACTGACATTGAGGTTGCCAACTGCAGCATTCTAGAAATAGAAACAACTGCCACCACCCTTGGGACCTTGGACATGGATCTCAACCCCACGGGGGGAGAGGTCCTATCTCCCCCTGTGGTGTCAGCTTTGCTCAATTCCACTGAAGCAGAGTCACACCTCACCGAGACCACACCATCCGCGGAGACCTTGTCAGCAGCCAGTGCCACAGAGGCAGCCACACCTGATACCACAGTTGAGACCCCACTAACTGCTGATAGCCCTACAGAAGGAGAAGCAACAGCAGCTACGACCACCACCCCCAGCACAACTTTGGTCTCAGTCAGCATGAACCCCTTGGAAGAAGCTTCAGTCCCCTCTATGGAGACGACAAGCCACAGCAAGGTCTTGGGAGTGGTGACAGTCTCCACAGAGGCTGGGTTAACAGTGGGGAAAGCGACTTCGCCTGCTGGGCTCTCAACTATGGCCTACAGCTACAGCCACACCGCCACTAGCAAGAGCACCACCCCCTCACAGCCTTCTACCACGGGTGGCACAACCAATGAGTCTGTCCCCATCACCAGGAGCCCCGCGCCTTCTGTCCAGCTGGCCAGGGCCAACAGCAGCCAAGAGGCAAACATCACCTTATTTAGGACCACAGCCTTAGCAAAGACCTTGAAGACAGCCAGCGTGGCTGGAGGGAAGACCCCAACAGCTATGCCCACCGCGGTTCAGACAAGGTGGACCACAGAAGCCACTGCAG ATGGGGATGGAGGCTTTTTCCTCCTGCGGCTGAGTGTGGCCTCCCCAGAAGACCTCACTGACCCCAGAGTGGCAGAGAGGCTGGTGCAGCAG CTCTGCCGTGAACTGCATGCCCACCTGCCTCCCGCCCGGGTCTCTCTGCTGCATGTCACGAGGGGCTGA